One window from the genome of Cryomorphaceae bacterium 1068 encodes:
- a CDS encoding SAM-dependent methyltransferase, producing the protein MSKLGKLHLIPTLLGETNPERVVPEEVLEVSRDLIHFIAENEKTARRYLKKAGTRIPLNDLVFYPLNKRTESTEIPQLIKPLLEGTDMGLISEAGLAGIADPGATVVELCHKKGIQVIPHTGASSIILALIASGFNGQQFTFHGYLPIDQSERRKAIRSMEAHQRDTGYTQIFMETPFRNEKLFEELIQVCHPQTLLCIARNITTENEMVRTLPVQNWKKNKPALHKQPCIFVIGNLR; encoded by the coding sequence ATGAGTAAACTAGGAAAACTCCACCTCATACCTACCCTCTTGGGCGAAACGAATCCCGAAAGGGTCGTTCCGGAGGAAGTCTTGGAAGTGAGTCGCGACTTGATTCATTTTATTGCTGAAAACGAAAAAACAGCGCGACGCTACTTGAAAAAGGCGGGAACGAGAATTCCTCTAAACGACTTGGTTTTCTATCCTTTAAACAAGCGGACAGAGTCTACTGAGATTCCTCAACTCATCAAGCCATTGCTGGAAGGAACTGACATGGGTCTCATCTCTGAAGCCGGACTAGCAGGAATAGCCGATCCGGGTGCCACAGTCGTCGAACTCTGTCACAAAAAAGGAATTCAGGTGATTCCGCATACCGGTGCCTCTTCGATCATCTTAGCGTTGATCGCCTCAGGATTCAACGGACAGCAGTTTACCTTCCATGGGTACTTGCCTATTGACCAGTCAGAACGCAGAAAGGCCATCAGGTCTATGGAAGCTCATCAACGAGATACAGGATATACGCAGATTTTCATGGAAACGCCGTTTAGAAATGAAAAGCTTTTTGAAGAATTGATTCAAGTTTGTCATCCTCAAACACTACTGTGTATTGCTCGAAATATCACTACTGAGAATGAAATGGTGAGAACCCTTCCTGTTCAAAACTGGAAAAAGAATAAGCCGGCTTTGCACAAGCAGCCATGCATATTTGTCATTGGAAACTTGCGTTGA
- a CDS encoding FKBP-type peptidyl-prolyl cis-trans isomerase, protein MRIATLLILWTLLFAASCSDSKQGSQQRMPTQDELIEANKRKVGKEADLINQFIAQSGWEMKETKTGIRYDIYHLEDDTVNAKSGDVVSISYSLHLLDGTRVSDTNLSGPVIFKVGEGNVVSGLHEAVTLLSVGDSARLILPSYLGYGLTGDQNKIPSNAALFYDLSLVSLD, encoded by the coding sequence ATGAGAATAGCAACGCTCCTTATTCTTTGGACACTTCTCTTTGCTGCGTCTTGCAGCGATTCAAAACAGGGATCTCAGCAAAGAATGCCTACTCAAGACGAGCTAATCGAAGCCAATAAACGCAAGGTCGGCAAAGAAGCTGATCTCATCAACCAATTCATTGCTCAATCGGGTTGGGAAATGAAAGAAACCAAAACGGGAATTCGTTACGATATCTATCATCTTGAGGATGATACGGTGAATGCCAAATCAGGAGATGTCGTTTCTATCTCTTATAGTTTGCATTTGCTCGATGGAACCAGGGTTAGCGATACTAATCTAAGTGGTCCTGTGATCTTTAAAGTAGGAGAAGGTAATGTTGTATCCGGCCTTCATGAAGCTGTTACCCTTTTGTCAGTGGGAGATAGTGCAAGACTTATATTGCCTTCTTACCTCGGCTACGGACTCACAGGCGATCAAAACAAAATACCTTCCAATGCAGCGCTTTTCTACGATTTGTCATTGGTTAGTTTGGACTAG
- a CDS encoding FKBP-type peptidyl-prolyl cis-trans isomerase: protein MQRFSTICHWLVWTSLILLFLSCKSPPKYNVTDKGLQWKLLSFADNEQSLDSAEQYFVEVLVTPLHRSDTLAYVYDQFVKRGGDPLRDFLQSRSVGDSLEMVTALRDTLNTDLPYQDTLIYHLRIDRMRTQRQLEDSRLQELVGLDSLMRIDTVASAYREIGGAYFRTILKGDTTAVRRGKEIVIHYQGRNLAGKVFDDSRRMAAPLRFVYGNEDQVLKGLEIAMSQMHLHEKAEVILPSWLAFGSSGSADGRVAPYTTVVYQIEVLELAKD, encoded by the coding sequence ATGCAGCGCTTTTCTACGATTTGTCATTGGTTAGTTTGGACTAGCCTTATACTCTTATTCCTCTCCTGTAAATCGCCTCCTAAGTACAACGTAACGGACAAAGGTCTGCAGTGGAAGCTCCTCTCTTTTGCAGATAATGAACAATCGCTTGATTCAGCAGAGCAGTACTTCGTGGAGGTTTTGGTCACTCCCCTTCATCGCTCAGATACGCTAGCCTACGTTTATGATCAATTCGTAAAAAGAGGAGGTGATCCCTTGCGAGATTTCCTTCAAAGCCGATCAGTGGGCGATAGTCTTGAAATGGTCACCGCCTTGCGCGATACTTTGAATACCGATCTTCCTTATCAGGATACATTAATTTACCACCTGCGAATTGATCGGATGCGAACACAACGACAGCTGGAGGATAGTCGCCTACAAGAGCTGGTCGGACTCGATTCACTTATGCGCATAGATACCGTTGCTTCTGCTTATCGCGAAATAGGTGGAGCATATTTCAGAACGATACTAAAGGGAGATACCACAGCAGTAAGGAGAGGAAAGGAAATTGTCATTCACTATCAAGGGAGAAACCTAGCGGGAAAGGTCTTTGATGACTCTAGAAGAATGGCAGCTCCCTTGCGATTTGTCTATGGAAATGAGGATCAAGTTTTGAAAGGGTTGGAAATCGCAATGTCGCAAATGCACCTTCACGAAAAGGCTGAAGTCATTCTTCCTTCATGGCTTGCCTTTGGTAGTTCCGGAAGTGCAGACGGCAGAGTTGCGCCCTACACTACTGTGGTGTATCAAATCGAAGTACTGGAGCTGGCTAAAGATTGA